A section of the Candidatus Glassbacteria bacterium genome encodes:
- the mutM gene encoding bifunctional DNA-formamidopyrimidine glycosylase/DNA-(apurinic or apyrimidinic site) lyase: MPELPEVETIVRQLAPFLLGRRVERMVILDPKLAGIDSDGAAGRKISEVRRLGKQIGIGLNGGGGDGGPMWMAFHLRMTGRLISARDRTGRNDKHLRAELVLDQGSLLFYDIRRFGTIRLARTADELLPAAVDPLSRQFTPARLAELIGAATTPVKSWLLRQDRLVGLGNIYACEILFACGIDPRTPAGSLSAEQVDSLHKQTRRVLKLAIEKCGTTFSDFQDSRGQAGGFQEFLKVYGRKGEPCRTCTGPIERIVQQQRATFFCPSCQS; encoded by the coding sequence ATGCCGGAACTTCCGGAGGTCGAAACAATTGTCAGGCAGCTCGCCCCCTTCCTGCTCGGCCGCCGGGTGGAACGGATGGTTATCCTGGACCCGAAGCTGGCCGGGATCGACAGCGACGGGGCCGCGGGCAGAAAAATCAGCGAGGTCCGCAGGCTGGGCAAGCAGATCGGGATCGGGCTGAACGGGGGCGGGGGAGACGGGGGTCCCATGTGGATGGCGTTTCACCTGAGGATGACCGGCAGGCTGATTTCCGCTCGCGACCGCACGGGCCGTAACGACAAGCACCTTCGCGCCGAACTTGTGCTGGACCAGGGCAGCCTGCTGTTTTACGATATCCGTCGTTTCGGCACTATCCGCCTGGCGCGAACGGCCGATGAACTGCTTCCCGCCGCTGTCGATCCTCTTTCCAGGCAGTTCACCCCTGCCCGGCTGGCGGAGCTGATCGGCGCCGCCACCACCCCTGTCAAATCATGGCTTCTGCGCCAGGACCGGCTGGTGGGCCTGGGTAATATCTACGCCTGTGAAATCCTGTTCGCCTGCGGAATCGACCCGCGCACTCCGGCCGGCAGCCTCAGCGCGGAGCAGGTGGACTCCCTGCACAAGCAAACCCGCCGTGTCCTGAAACTGGCAATCGAAAAGTGCGGGACCACTTTCTCCGATTTCCAGGATAGCCGCGGCCAGGCCGGCGGTTTCCAGGAGTTCCTCAAGGTTTACGGCCGCAAGGGCGAACCCTGCCGCACCTGCACCGGCCCGATCGAGCGGATAGTCCAGCAGCAGCGCGCCACATTTTTCTGCCCCTCCTGCCAGAGCTGA
- the nifS gene encoding cysteine desulfurase NifS, with protein sequence MEKVVYLDNNATTAVAPEVFEAMKPFLTTSYGNPSSIHSFGGKVRRDLDRAREQVARMLGADASEIVFTGCGSESDNAAIMGALELAGPSRKHVITTRVEHEAVIQVGHWLAGHGYDVTETGVDTRGALDLAELESAIRDDTALVSVMWANNETGVVYPIEKIAELVKSRGVLFHTDAVQSVGKIPVDLGKVPVDLLALSGHKLHAPKGVGVLFVRKGIDLPAYLRGGHQEAGRRAGTENVAGIVGLGAAAELAMSDMEEVGAREERLRDKLESGLIESCPDVRINGANRLPNTLNVSFEYVEGESILLMLNDLGICASSGSACTSGSLDPSHVLQAMKVPHSAAHGSIRFSLSRYTTDEEIDYVLEHVPGIINRLREISPFVTNE encoded by the coding sequence GTGGAGAAGGTAGTTTATCTTGATAACAACGCCACCACCGCGGTGGCTCCTGAAGTTTTTGAAGCGATGAAGCCGTTTCTGACCACCAGCTACGGCAATCCCTCGAGCATCCACTCTTTCGGCGGCAAAGTGCGCCGCGACCTGGACAGGGCCAGGGAGCAGGTGGCGCGGATGCTGGGCGCCGATGCCAGCGAAATCGTGTTCACCGGCTGCGGCTCCGAGAGCGATAACGCGGCGATCATGGGCGCGCTCGAACTTGCCGGCCCCTCCAGGAAACACGTAATCACCACCAGGGTGGAGCACGAGGCGGTAATCCAGGTGGGCCACTGGCTGGCCGGGCACGGCTACGATGTCACCGAGACAGGTGTCGATACCCGGGGGGCGCTTGACCTCGCTGAGCTGGAGAGCGCGATCCGCGACGATACCGCGCTGGTAAGCGTGATGTGGGCCAATAACGAGACAGGGGTTGTCTACCCCATAGAGAAGATCGCGGAACTGGTGAAATCCAGGGGCGTCCTGTTCCATACCGATGCGGTCCAGTCAGTCGGCAAAATACCGGTTGATCTGGGCAAGGTCCCGGTCGACCTGCTGGCCCTTTCCGGTCACAAGCTTCACGCTCCCAAGGGTGTCGGCGTGCTGTTCGTCCGCAAGGGGATTGACCTGCCGGCATACCTTCGCGGCGGACATCAGGAGGCAGGCCGCCGGGCCGGTACGGAGAACGTGGCCGGGATCGTCGGTCTGGGCGCGGCGGCCGAGCTGGCGATGAGCGACATGGAGGAGGTCGGCGCCCGCGAAGAACGCCTTCGCGACAAACTGGAGAGCGGCCTGATCGAGAGCTGCCCGGACGTGCGGATCAACGGCGCGAACCGTCTGCCCAACACCCTGAACGTCAGTTTCGAGTACGTCGAGGGCGAGTCGATCCTGCTGATGCTGAACGATCTGGGGATCTGCGCTTCCTCGGGTTCGGCCTGCACCTCGGGTTCCCTCGACCCCAGCCACGTGCTGCAGGCGATGAAAGTGCCTCATTCGGCCGCCCACGGCTCGATCCGCTTCTCCCTGAGCCGCTACACCACCGATGAAGAGATCGATTACGTGCTCGAACACGTGCCGGGGATTATCAATCGCCTCAGAGAGATCAGCCCGTTCGTGACCAACGAGTGA
- the nifU gene encoding Fe-S cluster assembly protein NifU, translating into MWDYTDKVMDHFRNPKNVGYISDPDGVGEVGSMACGDALRLMFKLDKQGRIADVKFQTFGCGSAIATSSALTEMIIGKTLEEAEKLTNQDIVDFLGGLPEQKMHCSVMGREALEAAIDNYRNGTTGTKTLEGRVVCVCFGVTEVKIREAISHNDLKTVEQVTNYTKAGGGCGGCVPEIEKLLAEIRGVTREQVRADGEKETAVAESPAPSGNNRPAGLTNLQKMKLVEQTIEEVIRPELKKHGGDLELVDISGNTVIVKLKGACTECGMTRFTLQTLVEPKLREKVSAELVVMEA; encoded by the coding sequence ATGTGGGACTATACTGACAAAGTGATGGATCATTTCCGCAACCCCAAAAACGTCGGTTACATCAGTGATCCTGACGGTGTGGGTGAAGTGGGCTCGATGGCCTGCGGAGATGCGCTTCGGCTCATGTTCAAGCTGGACAAGCAGGGCCGAATCGCGGACGTCAAGTTCCAGACTTTCGGCTGTGGCAGCGCAATCGCCACCAGCAGCGCGCTTACCGAGATGATTATCGGCAAGACGCTGGAAGAGGCCGAAAAACTGACCAACCAGGACATTGTCGATTTCCTGGGCGGACTGCCGGAGCAGAAAATGCACTGCTCGGTGATGGGCCGTGAGGCGCTGGAGGCCGCGATTGACAATTACCGCAACGGCACCACCGGGACCAAGACCCTCGAGGGCCGGGTGGTCTGTGTCTGTTTCGGCGTTACCGAGGTCAAGATTCGCGAGGCGATCAGTCACAACGACCTCAAAACCGTGGAGCAGGTTACGAACTATACCAAGGCCGGCGGCGGCTGCGGCGGATGTGTGCCGGAGATCGAGAAACTCCTGGCCGAAATCAGGGGCGTGACCCGGGAGCAGGTGCGGGCCGATGGCGAGAAAGAAACGGCTGTCGCGGAAAGTCCGGCTCCCTCGGGAAATAACAGGCCGGCCGGTCTGACCAATCTCCAGAAGATGAAGCTGGTGGAGCAGACGATCGAGGAAGTAATCAGGCCGGAGCTAAAAAAACACGGCGGCGACCTGGAACTGGTGGACATTTCCGGTAACACGGTGATAGTGAAGCTGAAAGGCGCCTGTACCGAATGCGGCATGACCCGTTTTACGCTGCAGACCCTGGTGGAACCCAAGCTGAGAGAAAAGGTGAGTGCTGAACTGGTAGTGATGGAGGCCTAG